One part of the Nitrospira sp. genome encodes these proteins:
- a CDS encoding peptidyl-prolyl cis-trans isomerase, with the protein MDPSNTLTLSNGFAPRPSGVENSRTEVEKKPASPDKFPSRAPQSSLLWRLAREPLLHFLLIGLALFLSFGRGASDETDARRIVVSQAQLELLSQQFATTWHRQPTDQERSHLAETYVHDEILYREGRLLGLDRDDPVIKRRVRQKLELMAEEISGGEIPSDAELATYLQANQSTFTRPALVTFEQIFLGSEGSDGIDRRLAAARVAAEHGRSPETFGQPTLLPPREDMASVDLVAKRFGGPFAAQLETVPLDQWTGPVVSGFGVHLVRVRELVPAALPSLKDVRSLVTGRWESERRTRALEEHYRRLRQGYQVTIETMQPVGPLQ; encoded by the coding sequence GTGGATCCATCGAACACCCTCACGCTGTCCAACGGATTCGCGCCTCGCCCATCCGGCGTGGAGAACAGCCGGACCGAAGTTGAGAAGAAACCGGCAAGTCCGGACAAGTTCCCATCCCGCGCACCTCAGTCTTCTCTGCTATGGCGTCTTGCCCGCGAGCCTCTCCTGCATTTTCTGCTGATCGGTCTTGCGTTGTTTCTCTCCTTCGGCCGCGGTGCCTCGGATGAGACCGACGCCAGACGAATCGTCGTCAGCCAGGCTCAATTGGAGTTGCTGTCGCAGCAGTTCGCCACGACCTGGCATCGGCAACCGACCGACCAGGAACGTTCCCATCTCGCCGAGACCTACGTCCATGATGAAATCCTGTACCGCGAAGGCCGTTTGCTCGGTCTGGACCGCGACGATCCGGTCATCAAGCGGCGAGTCCGCCAGAAGCTCGAACTCATGGCCGAGGAGATTTCGGGCGGTGAGATTCCAAGCGATGCGGAGCTTGCCACGTACTTACAGGCGAACCAATCGACCTTCACGCGACCTGCACTCGTCACGTTCGAGCAGATCTTCCTGGGATCAGAGGGATCGGACGGAATTGATCGTCGTCTTGCCGCCGCGCGAGTGGCAGCGGAGCATGGCCGCAGTCCCGAGACGTTCGGACAACCGACCCTGCTGCCTCCTCGCGAAGACATGGCGTCGGTCGATCTGGTCGCGAAGCGGTTCGGGGGACCGTTCGCCGCCCAACTGGAGACCGTTCCGCTCGACCAATGGACAGGACCGGTGGTCTCCGGCTTCGGCGTGCACTTGGTTCGTGTGCGAGAACTGGTTCCGGCAGCGCTGCCGTCGCTTAAGGACGTGCGATCGCTGGTCACCGGCCGATGGGAATCCGAACGTCGAACGCGCGCGCTGGAGGAGCACTATCGCCGTCTTCGCCAGGGCTATCAGGTCACAATCGAGACGATGCAACCGGTAGGGCCCCTGCAATGA
- a CDS encoding HupE/UreJ family protein → MNGLLRLCCVLVAFACFAPRGYADEFRPAYLQLTQIDETTYDVLWKLPALDENTTLRVKPVFPSGTETIGPVRSSFANNAAAQRWRIRVAGGLTGRSVTFTGLAETRTDALVRLVRADGTTQLGRVLPVDARIEITASLGALEVVRTYTVLGIEHILTGFDHLLFVMALLILINGKARLIATVTAFTLAHSITLAFATLGFLHVPGPPVEALIALSIVFVASEIVHARQGRPGLSHLYPWIVAFVFGLLHGLGFAGALAEVGLPPLSIPTALLFFNVGVEIGQLLFIATVFGFVALIGWMAHSVRVPQPAWLWRVPPYLIGGIASYWVFERLAAF, encoded by the coding sequence ATGAACGGCCTCCTCCGCCTCTGCTGCGTGCTGGTCGCATTCGCCTGCTTCGCTCCGCGAGGCTACGCGGATGAGTTTCGACCTGCCTATCTTCAACTGACGCAAATCGACGAGACCACGTACGACGTCCTGTGGAAGCTGCCGGCGCTCGACGAGAATACCACGCTGAGAGTCAAACCCGTGTTTCCCTCCGGCACCGAAACGATCGGTCCCGTGAGGAGCAGCTTCGCGAACAACGCCGCGGCACAACGCTGGCGCATTCGGGTAGCAGGCGGTCTGACCGGGAGAAGCGTCACCTTTACTGGCCTGGCGGAGACCCGCACGGACGCGCTGGTGCGTCTTGTCCGTGCCGATGGCACGACGCAGCTCGGCCGCGTCCTTCCGGTTGATGCGCGTATAGAAATTACCGCGAGCCTCGGCGCGTTGGAGGTGGTGCGCACCTATACGGTGCTCGGCATCGAGCATATCCTGACGGGCTTTGACCATCTGCTGTTCGTGATGGCTCTCTTGATCCTCATCAACGGCAAGGCTCGGCTCATCGCCACCGTCACCGCCTTCACGCTCGCGCACAGCATCACGCTGGCATTCGCAACCCTGGGCTTTCTCCATGTTCCTGGGCCGCCGGTCGAAGCGTTGATTGCACTGAGCATCGTATTCGTGGCGTCTGAGATCGTGCACGCGCGACAGGGTCGCCCCGGCCTCTCCCACCTCTATCCATGGATCGTGGCGTTTGTGTTCGGGTTGCTGCACGGACTTGGTTTTGCCGGGGCGTTGGCCGAGGTAGGACTGCCCCCGCTTTCGATTCCGACGGCACTGCTGTTTTTCAACGTCGGAGTCGAGATCGGTCAGTTACTGTTCATCGCGACGGTCTTCGGATTCGTTGCGCTCATCGGATGGATGGCTCACTCCGTTCGAGTTCCGCAACCTGCGTGGCTGTGGCGGGTGCCGCCGTACCTCATTGGCGGCATCGCGAGTTACTGGGTGTTCGAGCGTCTCGCGGCGTTCTAG
- a CDS encoding arylsulfatase yields MRSLVSFLVLLAILAGGSLPTGAAQSRPNILVIWGDDIGVHNISAYNQGIMGYRTPNIDRIAKEGALFTDAYSQQSCTAGRASFILGQHPFRTGLLTIGMPGSPHGIPNWAPTIADLLKGQGYTTGQFGKNHLGDQDSHLPTLHGFDEFYGNLYHLNAEEEPETYYYPKDPEFKKRFGPRGVLHTWSDGKGGQKIEDTGALTKDRMQTVDTEIFEAEQKFVSKAAKEGKPFFVWFNTTRMHVWTHLKKSSQGRTGIGLYPDGMVEHDDMVGEVLKQLDELGITENTIVVYGTDNGAETGTWPDGGTTPFHGEKGTTWEGGFRVPMVVRWPGVIKPGTIVNEIFSQEDWLPTLLAATGEPNIVEKLRQGHAANDKTFKVHADGYNFMPYLKGEAKKGPREEILYFGQGGELNAVRWNDWKVSFAVVNGNIATGVRDVTGWPEIVNLRADPYEKAPRESAMYMRWYGDNIWLFIPVQQKLKGFLSTIPQYPFQEGGSLSAGNINYNTLKAAAALKKLQEMETFAHPGN; encoded by the coding sequence ATGAGATCTCTTGTTTCATTCTTGGTGCTGCTCGCGATTCTCGCGGGAGGCAGCCTTCCTACCGGTGCCGCACAGAGCCGGCCCAACATCCTCGTGATCTGGGGCGATGACATCGGAGTGCACAACATCAGCGCCTACAACCAAGGAATCATGGGGTACAGAACCCCGAACATTGACCGAATCGCAAAAGAGGGCGCGCTGTTTACGGACGCCTATTCCCAACAAAGTTGTACGGCCGGTCGTGCGTCGTTCATTCTCGGGCAACATCCATTTCGCACCGGGCTGTTGACCATCGGCATGCCTGGTTCCCCGCATGGTATCCCCAATTGGGCCCCCACCATCGCAGACCTACTCAAGGGGCAAGGGTACACGACCGGTCAGTTCGGCAAGAACCATCTCGGCGATCAGGACTCCCATCTGCCGACCTTGCATGGATTCGATGAATTTTACGGCAACCTGTACCATTTGAACGCGGAAGAAGAGCCGGAGACGTACTACTATCCCAAAGATCCGGAGTTCAAGAAACGATTTGGTCCGCGCGGTGTATTGCACACCTGGTCCGACGGCAAGGGCGGTCAAAAGATCGAGGATACTGGAGCCCTCACAAAAGATCGTATGCAGACGGTTGATACGGAAATCTTCGAGGCCGAGCAGAAGTTTGTGTCGAAGGCCGCAAAGGAAGGTAAACCGTTTTTCGTCTGGTTCAATACCACGCGCATGCATGTGTGGACGCACTTGAAGAAGTCCTCTCAGGGACGCACCGGCATCGGGCTTTATCCGGATGGCATGGTCGAGCACGACGATATGGTCGGCGAGGTGTTGAAACAGTTGGATGAACTCGGCATCACTGAGAACACCATCGTGGTCTATGGGACCGATAATGGGGCAGAAACCGGAACTTGGCCTGATGGCGGCACGACGCCGTTCCACGGCGAAAAGGGCACCACGTGGGAAGGCGGATTCCGCGTGCCGATGGTAGTCCGCTGGCCTGGCGTGATCAAGCCTGGAACGATCGTCAACGAGATTTTCTCGCAGGAAGACTGGCTGCCGACCTTGCTGGCGGCGACGGGCGAACCCAACATTGTCGAGAAATTGAGGCAGGGCCACGCGGCGAACGACAAAACCTTTAAGGTCCATGCCGATGGCTACAACTTCATGCCCTATCTCAAGGGTGAGGCCAAGAAAGGTCCACGCGAAGAAATTTTATACTTCGGCCAGGGCGGCGAACTGAATGCCGTACGCTGGAATGACTGGAAAGTGTCCTTTGCCGTCGTGAACGGCAACATTGCCACGGGTGTTCGAGATGTCACTGGCTGGCCGGAGATCGTGAATCTGCGGGCCGATCCCTACGAGAAGGCACCGCGTGAATCGGCTATGTATATGCGTTGGTATGGCGACAATATCTGGCTCTTTATCCCTGTGCAGCAGAAGCTGAAGGGCTTCCTCTCCACCATTCCGCAGTACCCGTTCCAAGAGGGAGGCAGTTTGAGCGCGGGCAACATCAACTACAACACCTTGAAGGCAGCGGCAGCGTTGAAGAAATTGCAAGAAATGGAAACGTTCGCGCATCCGGGGAACTGA
- a CDS encoding DUF3604 domain-containing protein, with amino-acid sequence MQQPVVLLSAMATAMVLLAMPLTSAQADPGDRVPPAEGVVKYSSYPKQTFPNRVYFGDTHLHTSYSTDAGMIGNRLGPDEAYRFARGEAVTSSTGVETKLARPLDFLVISDHAENLGLAPALATADPEVLKNDWGRMQYELVKQRTAETAANAFDNWIAKMNARTDPFADHPGLARTMWSRLTAAAEQYNEPGRFTALIGFEWTSMVFGNNLHRNVVFRDGKDKADQIVPFSQYDSLDPEDLWKWMGAYEQKTGGKLLAIPHNGNLSNGLMFDDVTLMTKQAIDRDYAERRMKWEPVYEVTQIKGDGETHPGLSPADEFANFERWDKGGFGPEPKTKEMLPREYAREAFKRGLAYEVKLGANPFKFGMIGSTDAHTSLATTQEDNFFGKVVMLEPTADPIRFEEVIIGRVAPKGNQIYARESSASGLAAVWSRENTREALWDAMARKEVYATTGTRLTVRLFGGFDFTAKDLERSDFAEHGYSKGVPMGGDLKTAPAGKAPSFLIRAVRDPDGANLDRVQIVKGWLDAAGKTHEKVYDVAWSGNRKPGKDGKLSPVGNTVSVKDATYTNAIGVPYLAAHWKDPKFDPKQRAFYYVRVVEIPSPRWTTYDAKVFGVKLPTDVPPSIQERAYTSPIWYNP; translated from the coding sequence ATGCAACAACCGGTCGTTCTGCTTTCCGCAATGGCAACCGCCATGGTTCTACTCGCCATGCCATTGACATCGGCCCAGGCCGACCCTGGCGATCGCGTACCGCCGGCAGAGGGGGTGGTCAAGTACTCATCCTATCCGAAACAAACTTTTCCGAACCGGGTCTATTTCGGTGACACGCACCTGCACACGTCCTATTCGACGGACGCAGGTATGATCGGCAATCGGCTCGGTCCCGACGAGGCCTACCGGTTCGCTCGCGGGGAGGCAGTGACATCGAGCACCGGTGTCGAAACAAAGCTGGCGCGGCCGCTCGATTTCCTCGTCATCTCGGACCATGCCGAGAACCTCGGGCTGGCCCCGGCGCTTGCCACCGCCGACCCGGAAGTCCTGAAGAACGACTGGGGCCGGATGCAGTACGAATTGGTGAAGCAGCGCACGGCGGAGACAGCGGCAAACGCGTTCGATAACTGGATCGCCAAGATGAACGCGCGAACCGATCCGTTCGCCGACCATCCTGGATTGGCGCGTACGATGTGGAGCCGGTTGACGGCTGCCGCCGAGCAGTACAACGAGCCAGGCCGGTTTACCGCACTCATTGGATTCGAATGGACCTCCATGGTGTTCGGCAACAACCTGCACCGGAATGTGGTGTTCCGCGACGGCAAGGACAAGGCGGACCAGATCGTGCCCTTCTCGCAATACGACTCGCTGGACCCCGAAGACCTATGGAAGTGGATGGGGGCCTACGAGCAGAAGACCGGGGGCAAGCTGCTGGCCATCCCGCACAACGGCAATCTCTCAAACGGGCTGATGTTCGACGACGTGACGCTCATGACGAAGCAGGCGATCGATCGCGACTATGCCGAGCGCCGCATGAAGTGGGAGCCGGTGTATGAAGTGACGCAGATCAAGGGCGACGGCGAAACGCATCCCGGCCTCTCGCCTGCCGACGAGTTCGCGAATTTCGAGCGGTGGGACAAGGGCGGCTTCGGTCCTGAGCCGAAGACGAAGGAAATGCTGCCGCGCGAGTATGCACGCGAAGCCTTCAAACGCGGCTTAGCCTATGAGGTGAAACTGGGGGCGAACCCGTTCAAGTTCGGTATGATCGGCTCGACGGATGCCCATACCTCCCTGGCCACTACGCAGGAAGACAATTTCTTCGGCAAGGTGGTGATGCTCGAGCCGACGGCCGATCCGATCCGGTTCGAGGAAGTGATCATCGGTCGCGTTGCGCCGAAGGGAAACCAGATCTACGCGCGGGAGTCCAGCGCCTCCGGTCTCGCCGCGGTCTGGTCGCGCGAGAACACGCGCGAGGCGCTGTGGGATGCCATGGCGCGAAAAGAAGTCTATGCGACGACCGGAACGCGGCTCACCGTGCGCCTGTTCGGCGGCTTCGACTTTACCGCGAAGGACCTCGAGCGCTCCGACTTTGCCGAGCATGGGTATAGCAAGGGCGTGCCGATGGGCGGCGACTTGAAGACCGCGCCGGCCGGCAAAGCGCCGTCGTTCCTGATCCGAGCCGTCCGCGATCCCGATGGGGCCAACCTCGACCGCGTGCAGATCGTCAAAGGTTGGCTCGATGCAGCGGGGAAGACCCATGAAAAAGTGTACGACGTGGCCTGGTCCGGCAACCGCAAGCCTGGGAAAGACGGCAAGCTGTCGCCGGTCGGCAATACGGTGAGCGTGAAAGACGCCACCTATACGAATGCGATCGGCGTGCCCTATCTGGCGGCGCACTGGAAGGATCCGAAGTTCGATCCGAAGCAGCGGGCGTTCTACTACGTGCGCGTGGTCGAGATTCCGAGCCCGCGTTGGACGACCTACGATGCGAAGGTCTTCGGCGTGAAGCTGCCGACCGACGTGCCGCCGAGCATCCAGGAGCGGGCCTATACGAGTCCGATTTGGTACAACCCGTAA
- a CDS encoding arylsulfatase, translating into MRQWFIALFAFAIIGGPLSAGAADKRPNIVVIWGDDIGQSNISAYTRGLMGYQTPNIDRVAKEGLMFTDYYGEQSCTAGRSAFITGQSVFRTGLSKVGLPGADLGIKKEDPTIAELLKAQGYATGQFGKNHLGDKDDMLPTAHGFDEFYGNLYHLNAEEEPEMPDYPKESDFPNFRKKFGPRGVIHSVAMPDGTQKIEDTGPLTRKRMETIDDDIAARAAGFIEKQAKAGAPMFVWVNFTHMHFRTYTKPESVGQSGRWQSPYHDTMIDHDKNVGTVLNKLDELGIADNTIVFYSTDNGPHMNSWPDGAMTPFRSEKNTNWEGAFRVPAMIRWPGHIKPGSVSNEMVSHMDWAPTFLAAAGAPDVKDKLLKGHQVGKLTYKVHLDGSNLLPHLTGQEKKGPRESFFYFSDDGDLLGLRYDNWKLVFAQQRMAGTLGVWAEPFVKTRLPYIYNLRTDPYEKATITSNTYWDWMIDHAFLLVPAQHYVGQFLMTFTEYPPRQKAASFTVDQALEMLQRGAGGN; encoded by the coding sequence GTGCGTCAATGGTTCATCGCTCTGTTCGCGTTCGCAATTATCGGCGGCCCCCTGTCCGCAGGGGCCGCTGATAAGAGACCCAACATCGTCGTCATCTGGGGTGATGACATCGGGCAAAGCAACATCAGCGCCTATACCAGAGGCCTGATGGGCTATCAGACCCCCAACATCGACCGTGTCGCCAAAGAAGGCCTGATGTTCACCGACTATTACGGCGAGCAAAGTTGCACCGCTGGACGGTCCGCCTTCATCACGGGCCAGAGCGTCTTTCGCACCGGGTTGAGCAAGGTCGGGTTGCCGGGCGCCGACCTCGGCATCAAAAAAGAAGATCCGACGATCGCAGAACTGCTCAAGGCGCAGGGGTACGCCACCGGCCAGTTCGGCAAAAACCACCTGGGCGATAAAGATGACATGTTGCCAACGGCTCACGGCTTCGACGAGTTCTATGGCAATCTCTACCATCTCAACGCCGAAGAGGAACCGGAAATGCCGGACTATCCGAAAGAATCCGACTTTCCCAACTTCCGCAAGAAGTTCGGTCCCCGCGGCGTGATTCATAGCGTGGCGATGCCAGATGGAACGCAAAAAATCGAAGATACCGGCCCATTGACTCGGAAGCGCATGGAGACGATCGACGACGACATCGCTGCACGGGCCGCCGGATTCATCGAAAAGCAAGCCAAGGCCGGCGCGCCGATGTTCGTGTGGGTGAACTTCACTCATATGCATTTCCGCACCTATACCAAACCGGAGAGTGTGGGCCAGTCGGGACGTTGGCAGAGTCCCTATCATGACACGATGATCGACCACGACAAGAACGTCGGTACCGTGCTCAACAAACTGGACGAGCTCGGTATCGCGGACAATACGATCGTCTTCTATAGCACCGACAACGGCCCGCATATGAATTCCTGGCCCGACGGCGCTATGACCCCCTTCCGCAGCGAGAAGAACACCAACTGGGAAGGGGCGTTCCGCGTGCCGGCCATGATCCGCTGGCCCGGCCACATCAAGCCCGGAAGCGTGTCCAATGAGATGGTCTCCCACATGGACTGGGCACCGACGTTCCTGGCGGCCGCCGGGGCTCCCGACGTGAAGGACAAGCTGCTGAAGGGACACCAGGTGGGGAAGTTGACCTACAAGGTACACCTGGACGGTTCCAATCTGCTGCCGCATCTGACCGGCCAGGAGAAGAAGGGGCCGCGCGAGTCCTTTTTCTACTTCTCCGACGACGGCGACCTCTTGGGACTGCGTTACGATAACTGGAAGTTGGTTTTTGCGCAGCAACGGATGGCTGGCACCTTAGGGGTCTGGGCCGAACCGTTCGTGAAAACGCGACTGCCCTATATCTACAATCTGCGCACCGACCCCTATGAGAAGGCGACGATCACCTCCAACACCTATTGGGATTGGATGATCGATCACGCCTTCCTGTTGGTGCCGGCCCAGCACTACGTCGGCCAGTTTCTCATGACGTTCACAGAGTACCCTCCTCGCCAAAAGGCTGCCAGCTTCACCGTTGATCAAGCTTTGGAGATGCTCCAGAGAGGAGCCGGGGGCAATTGA
- a CDS encoding alginate export family protein gives MRSPPLMIPWVVVLLGFALWSLLPLPVSVAKEATAPDSPTADRTLFESVGETAGEIGRKAHDAPKEVKDYFFEKVHQAEQEPWRETADEILIERSQVRWHRYLRALADTPEWLDIGLSHRLRYESLSNNFRKDQDTTINGMALRTRLRIGADWKIFRFLLEGQNSTDAQESSGTTDTLNGSLFSRDRLLQGFLAVRLDNVFSTGLRTDLHLGRMTMDFGDRRLIARNDFRNTTNTFQGLHWNLSQEEVWRTRAFLVKPVAETFGVLQPVTDTLFWGVQYEDRREPWMLVDLYYFGIKGGGDTGQRNFGTYGVRYFRSPEVEQLDYNGETIFQVGTRNHMDHFAYFQHFEVGYTLRWFFTPRVSVLYDYASGTSDPASGKSGTFDTLFGARRAELNPSSIFGPFFRSNISSPGLRLDLHTARQVDMTVKWRVWHLAQSKDAWVGSGLQDSTGAAGNYLGQDVEIRARWHIGTYLSFDAGYDHFFKGSYVTHLAQTPGNPPAKDSDYFYLQSEFRF, from the coding sequence ATGCGCAGCCCTCCGCTGATGATTCCCTGGGTTGTTGTGCTGCTCGGCTTCGCCCTCTGGTCACTCTTGCCCCTTCCGGTTTCTGTTGCGAAAGAGGCGACAGCGCCGGACTCCCCAACGGCGGACCGGACACTGTTCGAATCGGTTGGGGAAACAGCTGGCGAGATAGGCCGAAAGGCACATGATGCGCCCAAGGAAGTGAAGGACTACTTTTTCGAGAAAGTCCATCAGGCGGAACAGGAACCGTGGCGTGAAACTGCGGACGAAATTCTCATCGAACGCAGCCAGGTCCGGTGGCATCGCTATCTGCGAGCGCTTGCAGACACACCGGAATGGCTGGACATCGGACTGTCTCACCGACTGCGGTATGAGAGCCTGTCGAACAATTTTCGGAAAGACCAAGATACAACCATCAACGGGATGGCCCTACGAACTCGCCTCAGGATCGGCGCCGATTGGAAAATATTTCGATTTCTCCTCGAAGGGCAAAACTCGACCGACGCGCAGGAGTCGAGCGGCACCACGGATACGCTGAACGGTTCGCTGTTCAGCAGAGACCGTTTGCTGCAAGGATTCCTTGCGGTCCGGTTAGACAATGTCTTTAGCACGGGACTGCGGACTGATCTCCATCTCGGCAGAATGACGATGGATTTCGGCGACCGCCGGTTGATCGCCCGAAATGACTTCCGGAACACGACAAACACGTTTCAAGGGCTCCACTGGAACCTGTCTCAAGAAGAAGTCTGGCGAACGCGCGCGTTTCTTGTGAAACCGGTGGCGGAAACGTTCGGCGTGCTCCAACCTGTGACGGATACGTTGTTCTGGGGAGTCCAGTATGAAGACCGCCGCGAGCCCTGGATGCTGGTCGATCTGTACTACTTCGGAATCAAAGGCGGCGGGGATACCGGCCAGCGCAACTTTGGGACCTACGGCGTCCGTTATTTTCGGTCTCCGGAAGTCGAGCAGCTCGATTATAACGGTGAAACTATCTTCCAGGTGGGCACACGCAATCACATGGATCATTTCGCGTACTTCCAGCATTTTGAGGTGGGCTACACACTTCGTTGGTTTTTCACGCCACGGGTCTCTGTGTTGTATGACTATGCAAGTGGAACCAGCGATCCGGCCAGCGGCAAGAGCGGGACGTTCGATACCCTCTTCGGAGCCCGGCGGGCCGAATTGAATCCCAGCTCGATCTTCGGGCCATTTTTCCGATCGAATATCAGTTCGCCGGGTCTCCGTCTCGACCTGCACACGGCACGACAGGTCGATATGACGGTGAAATGGCGCGTATGGCATCTCGCCCAGTCGAAAGACGCCTGGGTCGGTTCGGGATTGCAGGACTCGACCGGCGCGGCCGGCAACTACCTCGGGCAAGATGTGGAAATCCGCGCTCGCTGGCACATAGGCACCTACTTGTCATTCGATGCGGGATATGACCACTTCTTCAAGGGATCCTACGTGACACATCTTGCGCAGACTCCGGGGAATCCTCCGGCGAAGGATAGCGACTACTTCTATCTCCAGAGCGAATTTCGATTCTAA
- a CDS encoding DUF3604 domain-containing protein: MGMKRVWASVMAVAYCTVALMAQSSSAHQQSDLGEADKAELEKVHAGKPAYSPYAGRNFPTRPMFGDTHLHTSFSTDAGAWGARLTPRDAYRFARGEELTSNTGQPVKLSRPLDFLVVSDHSDGFGFFPQLMGGDPELLATPQGRKWYDLIKSGRGAEAAFDMIMSFGKGQLPKGFPLPGTRAYRSAWQEVTKAADAYNDPGRFTAFIGYEWTSNTGANNLHRNVIFREGGAKATLVEPLTTMPPQGSDNPEDLWKWMAATEDKTGSEVLAIAHNGNLSNGIMFPTVEAFGKKLDRAYAETRMKWERLYEVTQTKGTGEAHPVLSPTDEFADFEIWDKGNLDGSVPKTKDMLEYEYARSAYKNGLALESKLGINPYKFGLIGSSDAHNGLAAMEEDNFFGKAVTQEPNVERMTKSFMHHPKTGVKIMDWEVGASGYAAVWATENTREAIFDAMKRRETYATTGPRMVVRFFGGWDFEPSDAHNRLPAAIGYGKGVPMGGELTDVPNGKSPTFLVGALKDPIGANLDRIQVIKGWLDTKGEVHEKIYDVVWGDAEKRKPGKDGKLPTVGHTVDVANATWTNTIGDPELITVWRDPDFDPSQRAFYYARVIEIPTPRWTAYDAKRLGSKPLPGTSMMLQERAYTSPIWYQP, translated from the coding sequence ATGGGTATGAAGCGAGTGTGGGCGTCGGTCATGGCCGTCGCCTATTGCACCGTTGCGTTGATGGCGCAGTCTTCCTCAGCTCACCAGCAGAGCGACCTGGGAGAGGCCGATAAGGCTGAACTGGAAAAGGTACATGCCGGCAAACCGGCCTACTCGCCCTATGCGGGTCGGAATTTCCCCACGCGCCCCATGTTCGGCGACACGCACCTGCACACGTCGTTTTCCACGGATGCTGGCGCGTGGGGCGCGCGGCTGACGCCGCGGGATGCCTATCGGTTTGCGAGGGGGGAGGAACTCACCTCGAATACCGGCCAGCCGGTCAAGCTGTCACGGCCGCTGGACTTCCTCGTGGTATCGGATCACTCGGACGGGTTCGGCTTCTTCCCGCAGTTGATGGGCGGCGATCCTGAGTTACTGGCGACGCCGCAAGGCCGAAAATGGTACGACCTGATTAAATCCGGCCGTGGGGCGGAAGCGGCCTTTGATATGATCATGAGCTTCGGCAAGGGGCAACTGCCCAAAGGATTTCCGCTTCCCGGCACGCGCGCCTATCGCTCGGCCTGGCAGGAGGTCACCAAGGCAGCGGATGCCTATAACGACCCCGGGCGCTTCACCGCGTTCATCGGCTATGAATGGACCTCCAACACAGGTGCGAACAATTTGCACAGGAACGTCATCTTTCGGGAAGGAGGCGCCAAGGCCACCCTGGTCGAGCCTCTGACGACCATGCCTCCCCAAGGGAGTGATAACCCGGAAGATCTGTGGAAGTGGATGGCGGCCACGGAGGACAAGACCGGCAGTGAGGTGCTGGCCATCGCCCACAACGGCAATCTCAGCAATGGAATCATGTTTCCCACGGTCGAAGCCTTCGGCAAGAAACTCGATCGGGCCTATGCCGAAACGCGCATGAAATGGGAACGGCTCTACGAAGTCACGCAGACCAAGGGCACGGGCGAGGCCCATCCGGTGCTCTCGCCGACGGATGAATTCGCCGATTTTGAAATCTGGGACAAGGGGAACCTGGACGGCAGCGTCCCGAAGACGAAAGACATGCTGGAATACGAGTATGCGCGCTCGGCCTATAAGAATGGCCTCGCACTGGAATCCAAACTGGGCATCAACCCGTACAAGTTCGGCCTCATCGGCAGCAGCGATGCCCACAACGGCCTGGCGGCCATGGAAGAAGACAACTTCTTCGGCAAGGCGGTCACGCAGGAACCCAATGTGGAACGCATGACCAAGTCGTTCATGCATCATCCCAAGACCGGCGTCAAGATCATGGATTGGGAAGTAGGCGCGTCCGGCTATGCCGCGGTCTGGGCCACCGAGAACACCCGCGAGGCGATCTTCGATGCGATGAAACGGCGTGAGACCTATGCCACGACCGGCCCGCGCATGGTCGTGCGCTTCTTCGGCGGCTGGGATTTCGAGCCGTCGGATGCGCACAACCGCCTGCCGGCGGCCATCGGCTACGGCAAGGGCGTGCCGATGGGCGGCGAATTGACTGATGTGCCGAACGGGAAATCTCCCACGTTCCTGGTCGGCGCCTTGAAAGACCCAATCGGCGCCAATCTCGATCGGATTCAGGTCATCAAGGGCTGGCTCGATACAAAGGGCGAGGTCCACGAGAAAATCTACGACGTTGTTTGGGGCGATGCGGAGAAGCGCAAGCCAGGCAAAGACGGCAAGCTGCCGACGGTTGGCCATACGGTGGATGTCGCAAACGCGACCTGGACCAACACCATCGGTGACCCGGAGTTGATCACGGTGTGGCGCGATCCGGATTTCGATCCGAGCCAGCGGGCATTTTATTACGCCCGTGTCATCGAAATCCCCACGCCACGCTGGACCGCATACGATGCCAAACGTCTCGGTTCAAAGCCGCTGCCCGGCACGTCGATGATGCTGCAGGAGCGAGCGTATACCTCGCCGATTTGGTACCAGCCATGA